The DNA region CTTCCTGGTGGTAAAAGAACCTACCGAATGTTCGTTGGAGATAAGGCAGAGGTGCCAATAACTCTAAAGAATTTTTCATGGATCCCACTCCAAAATGGAAGCTTACATTTTACAGTTGGTAATGTAGTTTCTGAAAAGACTTATAAAAAAATCGAAAGATATAACGAGACAGAACAGTCTTCCCTGCTGCTCTCTATTCCGGGCAAAAGCAATACCGAAGTTAATCTTTCCTTTGAGGCACAGAGAAGGGGAGTAACTAGTATTTCAGATGTCCATTTTCTTTTCAAGAATGTTTTTAGTCTTGAAGATATCTCATTATATTTGAGGAAAAACAGATTTATCGAATTGGTTGTTTACCCAGAACAGATAGAAGTGTTTGGGCTAGACGACCTTATGATACAAGCTCTCGGTAATTTGAGGGCTACCTATTCTCCATATGAGGATCTCCTTGAGCCGGCTGGGACTAGAGGCTATGTTTCAGGTGATCCTTTTCATCGAATTCACTGGAAATCAAGTGCCAAAACACAGCAATTGCAAACGAAGGTTTATGAGCGAAAATGGGAAATGTCTTGGACTATTATTGTGAATGTGGGAACCAAGACTAGACTTGGAAATCAATATATATCGAAGAAAATAGAAGAGTATCTTTCAGTTATTACATATTTCTATTATCGAGCGGCGAAATTTGGAATCCCAATAGAACTGCACATGAATATCAGTGGGTATGGTGCATCCTATTTTAAGATTGAGAAAGAAGACGGTGGAGAACAGTTAAAGAAGGTGCTTGATATACTTGCCCGTA from Bacillaceae bacterium S4-13-56 includes:
- a CDS encoding DUF58 domain-containing protein, translated to MIPFEKDNKGLKQKHSLLLFLSFILIFLSVWLNRSGVFILASLLLLYILLVVGIDKWAGNQLSLPGGKRTYRMFVGDKAEVPITLKNFSWIPLQNGSLHFTVGNVVSEKTYKKIERYNETEQSSLLLSIPGKSNTEVNLSFEAQRRGVTSISDVHFLFKNVFSLEDISLYLRKNRFIELVVYPEQIEVFGLDDLMIQALGNLRATYSPYEDLLEPAGTRGYVSGDPFHRIHWKSSAKTQQLQTKVYERKWEMSWTIIVNVGTKTRLGNQYISKKIEEYLSVITYFYYRAAKFGIPIELHMNISGYGASYFKIEKEDGGEQLKKVLDILARIRTNERIIPIHTVLHMLNQNITYHRHIIFLGEEDDSIPFYFHQWKRRGIQLNRVQQSEEGYFIE